Within the Rosa rugosa chromosome 2, drRosRugo1.1, whole genome shotgun sequence genome, the region AATACCAATATTCTTCAGTGTACAGACCTCTTTCTCTGAGAAGGGCTTTTCCGAGAGTAGGCTGAGTGGAGGTGTTGCTGGGGGGCTGTTCCAAGGAGCAAAAAAAAGTTGTTAAACTTGAGAACTTGAGCCCGATCATGGAAGATTGAACCTTAAATTGTTATTAGTAATGTATAGGATGAAATCAACTGAGATTTAAGATGACTTACACCGCCCCATCTTTTATCAAGAAATTCATTAATAGCAATTGCATTTTGTCCATACATCATAGGTGAGACATAGTAGCCCCAAATCATCCATGACTGGATGTCATCTGCACAAGAAGATGAGAATAGtttaaacaatttgaaaaattATAGCAGTCTAATAGATACAAGCATTGAATAGAAAAGGAGACTGACCTTTAGCAACAATATAACCTCCTAGGATAAATACCAATAGCAGTGTAAATGAACCAATTGTGTTAGCAACCACATCTGATCTTCCAAGTGCTGCAATGAAACGGAAGAGGGAGAGTGCCATCTGACTTATACCAATGAAAGCCAATAACTGTTTGAAGAACCTGAACATATTGAACATACGTCAGACAGAAAAACAACcactatttttaattttaaaccTCACATCTAGCCATATATAAAACATCGATCTGCAAATGATACTAGTAAAGTAGTAATAGAGTAACACTCACCTACTAGGATCAGGTGCAAATCCTATGGTGTAATAGGTAAAAATGATCCATATTGCAGATTCCAACACTGAAACAGGAATTCTGGTCACCCAAATGGGCAAGGCAAAAGCCCAAGCTGGATAGAACAAGGCATCCCTCTGTTTAAAGAACACTGGAAGCCGGAAAACTGTCATTGCAAGCTCTGCCACTCCATTAAACATGACGTTAATGAGACTGAAAAACATTGCGCCCCAATACTTTGCTGAACCTTCTAGATCCCCAGGTTTCATTTCTGTTCTTAAGAATACGGTCAAAGCAATTGTAGCCATGATGGCAATCTGTGTAGTTTTGAATATGTACACAAAAGAGTTCCGCTTCATGAGGAGCCATTCCCTTGCAAAGCATGCCTTGAAGAGCTCCTTATTGGATATTCCATACTTTTCCTTGACCAAAGCAGCAGGATGGGCATGTCTTTTATCATAAGGAACTCTTAGTTCTTCCCCAAGCCGTTGGCCAACATGGAAGGAGCTGAACGCCCGAGCAAAATCAGATACTGTGACTAATCTGTAAGGTTGGTTCTTCTTACACCAGTATTGTTCCTGGTCCTTCCTTGAGGTCACTTCTTGCAAGAAGTCTGCAACACCTTTTCTGTCAGGGCATTTGAATCCCATATATTCAAAGAACTCGAGGACATTCTCACGTGGGCCTTGATAAACAATCTGACCCTCGGAAAGAAGGATAATATCATCAAAAAGATCGTACGTCTCAGGTGCAGGCTGCAAGAGAGAGATGACCATTGACACATCCATGATGTGAACCATCTGTCTCATGTATTTGATAATCTGAAAGGTTGTGGAACTGTCCAACCCTGTTGATATTTCATCCATGAAAAATGCTTTTGCTGGTCCAACCAACATTTCTCCTGCATTCAGTGAAACCCCCACAAGTTATTACTGGAAATATATTTGACATTAGTTATCATTCCACAATTTCCATGCAAGCAAAAAATGGTCAATATGTATTCAGCGAAAGATAAGAAAGCATAATCATCATGGAACAAGTCACATACCAGTCGTGACACGCTTCTTTTGTCCACCGGATATTCCCCTTCTCATGTCATCACCCACCATAATATCAGCACAGATGTCTAATCCAAGTATCTGTTAAAAGAATGAGATACAGTCAGGCTAGCTTGTACAATAGACACTAGAGCAATAAATGATAAAGTCTTATGTTTGAATCAACAGACCTTGAGGACATAATCTGTGATCAAACTTGTTTCCTGTCCCTCAACAGATGTGGCTTTCATGTATGCATCAATCGCAGGATCTGGTTTGATACCTGCATCTTTCTCCCGTCTAGACAACTCTGTTAGTATATCATACCTTGTTCCAACTCCTAGGCAACGTCCGGAGAAATCAAAGGTTTCACGAACTGTCATCTCACCATAATGAAGATCATGCTGGCTAATATAAGCAGAGGTTCTCTGAGGAACAAATTCGTTAAATTCATGGCCGCAGTAAGTCACTTTCCCAGTTACCTGTTTTAGAGCACAAGTTGTTAACACAGGTGACAAAAAAGACATTTAGGCACATCAAATACAGTTTACATAAACTGGCAAAAGCTGAGACAAACAGAATGACAAATTACCCTAAGATCCCTATCTAGTTTGCCAGAAAGTGCTTTTAGCAATGTTGTTTTTCCTGATCCCGGTGGTCCAAGAAGAAGTGTCATCCTGAAAACAGACAAAACAACAAATTACTTCGTTTAGGATATGTGAACCGACTAGTTCTACAACTCTTATCATTCATTATAAAATATTTTGTTAACGAACTAATATGTGAAGTTTATTGGTATAGCGGTACAAGTCCCGGCCAGAGATTATTTCTAGCTGCCAAATTAATGTGCATACCTTGCTGGTTTGACAATACCACTAACATCTTGTAGTATCTTAACAACTCTTTTCTTCGATGGTGAAAGACCAACAAGTCCCAGCAGTCCCTGATCACATCAACGGTAATTTAGAAATCTATAGACTCAAAAGTAGGCACACAAGACAAAGAAGTACTGGGAAATGTCTATGCAATACCTCTATTGTGTTCAAGGTGGAATTCCATAGAGTTGGAAGTGCTCTGGTGCCTACAAACGCATCTCCATCTATTGATAAATTCTGGAATCTAACCTCAACTTTAGGAATATCGATGCCAACCCTGTTCGCCAAGTTATAAAGCAAAATTTAGGCAACAAAAAAATTTTCAACTTGGCTTGCAATAAAACCAAGCAAAATAATCTCTGAACTTCTGGTATACTAAGCTAACAAACTAAAAACATTCAAGTTCAAAGTAAACTTAAATTCCAAAATCAACACTCTATTTCTTTGCATACAAATTATGGGAAAGAGAAATAAACCTGTCATTTCTGGCCCTGAGCTTCTTCAAGAACTTTTCATTATCCTCCTCAATAACCTTGAGTATGCTCTCCATCAACTGCTTCTTATCTTGATCCCCAAGATGCGCAACGTCAACTTCTTCAGCCACAACCCTTCCATTGCTCATCACATTCCTCAACATGCCTCTCCTCATCCTATCATAAGTCGGCAACCGCTCTATGGCCGCCCACTTgagctcctcctcctcgtccAGCGCCGGCTGCCGGACGCTCCGCTGGAACACGTCCGGCGCGTTCCACATTTCTCGGACACTCGTCGACCGCCAGCTCCTCCGGCTGCTCGACAGCGAGCTCCTCCGGCTGCTCGACTGCCTTATTAAGTCTTCTCCGGCCATTCCCGCCGCCGCCATTTTTTTGGCGGAAAGCAAATCAACTCACTGAAGTTGGTGTTGGTGCAACCCAAAATGGAAAGTGATCAAACCTCAATAGTAGCCGGAACTTGGGGATTCCCAAGTTGAAAGTGATCGTTTTGTAGTCTGAAAGTACTTCAGACTTTGGGTGAACAATGAgaataagaaagaaagaggaagagaCGTGTTGTTGTTGTGAAGAGTTTTACGCGTGGTTTATATAGAGAAAGGGAAGAAGGAGAAGTCGAAATGCGGGAGTTCATTTTCTCCGAAGGGTTTAAATTTCAAAGAAACAGAAGTTTCTTCTCTGTAACACAAAGTCTTCGGTCAAGCAAGACAGCAAGTATTGAATCAAAATATCACATATCCTGCCAGCGCCGCAGCCCCGCTTAGATTAGTAGCAGCCGCTTCACCATTAGAAGTGGGTCACGGAGAACAACAGAGGCAAAATACAACACATGAGTTTGAAAATTCACTTTGTTTGTCCAGTAGCATAATTTGTTCAGTAGAAATTAAAGTTATTCAAATGTTCAAAGTTCAAAACAAATTAATTCAAACTTCTAGAAAGTGAGTTGAAGagtctttttcttattttttttagtagaaacGAAAACTTTATTCTCAAGCTGGTAACATTACAAAGAAATCTGTCAAAGATAAATATAAGTTTCATACACATAATGCTACACTTATACACGCATGTTTTCCCTGAAATATATAGAAAAATCACAGAAtgcataataaaattaaaattaaaattaaaacccTCTATCGTACTCCCATCCTTGACTACGTCAAAATATCTAGTTGAGAGCCAttgatttatttttcttttttttggatataCTATTCATTGATTTTTTGGCTTTATGGAGCAAGTGACTCATAACTGTTGTCAAAATAATATCCTTCTCGATATATAAGGGATATCGAGGCATAAGTcggttctttctttctttcttttctggttaAGGAGCGTGCCGAAACCGATTTAACAATAGCAGGAACAATCTCCCCAGTCAACATGCCATCCAAACCAGGTAAGACGTACATCCTCCACTCCCAAATTAGGAGGGGCTTCCTCATCTGTACGTAGTCCTCCCCTTTTTCAAGGGTGCGTCCAGAGAATCGGAGCTCGGGCGCTTTCCCAAACCAGGGCTTAGCGTATTTGAACCCCCTGAGCGACGAGCTTGGGAGGCAAACAAGGTCGCACCGGCTTGGGCTTTCCGGTCTTGGTCGAGCGACGAGCTGCCGGCTTGAAAGTGCAGCGCGTGGTCTGACGTTGCTTCTCGTCGGTGGATTCGGATTGACCTGCAGGTTCGGCGGTCCTAGGTTTCCTGCTTGGGTCGTCAGACCATGCAGTGCTGGAAGGGAAGGTCGCCGGAGTTGACGGCGGTGCCATTGCAAGCGGGCTGGCAAAGATCTGAAGCTCCTAGCAGCCTTCTTGCCTAGGCTTGGGCTTCTAGCTCTAGGCCTGGGCCATGTGGGTTCAGTTTAAGGGCCCATTTGAGTGTGTCTGATTCTATTCCGAATTGGGCCAGGTTGGAGGGTGTCTTGACACCCTCATTCATTACTTAGTGCATTGGGATGGCCTGGCCAGAGAATTTGACCTCCTTGGGTGATGGTGAGGGTTTCTAAAGTGTCAGTCGTAATTCAAATAATGTTTATacggaattggtaattatctgtAGTTGGAGTAGAGAAAACGGCTTCTGAATTTGTTTATTGGGAAGTAGCTTTCTTTtcataccacaattgcgtgcctaGCGGATGGAGGGCCAgaagatgattttttttctaaaagacACAGAGTTTTTCTTTGTTCATGAGTTCGCTTTACAAATCAGACTCAAAATGACTTATATGGACTATGGAGTTTACATTATTTAGATAGAAGTTTCTCTGTTTTAagtgtatgttagactctggtttttttttttttttttgaaaggagacTTTGGCTTTTTGACTGGTCATCTAATGCAAATAACctgtatttcaaaaaaaaaaaaaaaaagtggttaaACACCATACAATCTTTTTCATTTTAGTCTATTCGAAAAGCCTTCTTCCGAAGACTCGTATTCCAAATAATGGGAAGCCAACCATAGTGAAAGCTTCTTTGTCATTATTGACATGAGAAGAGTCACACAGAAGTAAAATAAATTTGTTTCATAACTCCATGTGACCATGTGGAATAATCAAGGAGATATTAATTGGTTAGTGAAAAAATCTTCATCAGATGTTTGAGTTGCAAGAGATCATCATGGAGATTGTTGTATCTTGTATCTTGCACCAATGTTAAGATTGCTGGGGTTGTGTAGTTAGATACAAGCCAAAGAtgtggaaaagaaaaattaaatattGAAAAAAGAGTACGTGACCATAACATAAAATATACGAGTGATTTCTTTCTAATAGTACCTTAATTTCTAAGTCAAAAATCTCTCTTATTGTTGCCCAGATAATCAATTATAAAGTAAGAGTTCCATTATAAATGGTTCACATAGGTTCCGTTAACAACCATCGGTAGTACAAGACGCAAAATGTAACACGTGGGTTTGAAAATTCATTTGTTGTTACAGTAGTGTAATTTGTTTGGTAGCAAAGTCATTCAAATCttcaaaaaacacaaaaacaaaaaagttgtGAGAAAAAGTTATTCAAATCTTCAAAATTCAGAACAAACTTGTTCAGAATTTCTAGAAAGTGAGTTGAAGAGTCTAACTGTCTATGTAGGAGACGTTGAAAAGTTGTGAGAAAAATTCATAGCACTATTACTAGAAGTATAACTACGTACATGCTATGCGTGACCTAATTGAAGTTTGAAAAGGGGAGAAGATGTGATATAAAAGATGAGAATGGGGATTGAGAGAGAAGTGTTGCTATGACACAGAAGTGAAAGAACTGGTATTCTACACTGCTATGGTTGTGCAGCAATTTGAAAGGTACAAGTTAGTGCTTTCCCTTGATTGATAGAAAATACCAAATGCAGAGGTGAGTATTGTTTTGCTGCAAATGTTTTTGCTTTTATATTTTGTTGTTTGGTTTTGAACTTTGAAGCAATGTAAAACCATTGCCCTATATGCTAGCAATTTCAGATAGTGTGCTTTGCATTAATATCTGTGAAGACATCATTTATCAAGAAAAATGCGAAGCTTTTATTGCAGTATATTTCAAGAATAAATAATTTTGCACAGATGAGGGGAATACACGTTCAAGCCAATCAAAATTACATACAAGAAGATTAagaacaaaacaagaaacacagTGTGAGAACATGTTTTTTTGTTCTCTTAGACTGACTGCCCTATTGTCGTAGACTCAACTAGCTATTTTACATTCTGAACTTTCACTTCTGCACAATGAAGAGGAAAACAAGAAAAGGAAGATCACCAAGATCCAAAACTAAATCCATCAACAAGATATAAGATCTCTTAGTCTCAACATCAAATAACGATGGAATCTCGAACAAGTTAAGATCAGAAGTCATAACATTCTAAAAACCCATAAACAAATTAAGAATAGGAAGATCaccaaaatgaataaaaaaacgAGGTGTACATGGTGCTGGTTCGAAGTACAAATCTATACATTTTTACGTCTCATGAAGTTATAAGAAAGCATCATGTAAAAAATAAACTCCAGACCAAACCATTCAATGAATTGAGCGTAACCGAGCTTCAATTCTAGTTCTAGGACGACAACCATCATCGGGAATGAACCCAGAAGCACAAGAAACGCCGCCGTGAACAATGAACTCCGACGAAGTCCGATGACACCTAAAAACACAAATCATCAATCCGTCAATACCCAACCGAAACCGAAAAGAAATTATACAGACACGTAGAGCTTGAAGATTAGATCACACTTCATACCTCATGCACGACAAACGGTCGCCGGAGCCGCCGGAAAACACGTCAAAACCGTCGGAAAGTCCAACCGATCGGCACCAGTGCACCGCCCGGAGGTGGCAAGACCTCTGGAGCTTTCTGAATCGTTCGATCAAATAAGCTCCTTATACTTAAAATCAACGGATATCAACAGTTCAATTGCACCGcaaatttcctttttcattaaatcattataattcctaaacttcgAAAAATCATGATAAATAaacatgatatgttgcaagacatcactcatgacttgtgaagtccccgaggattaataaacatttattatcctaataacaagggagaatcaaaaatggagtttttgattcgtaaacaaaatagaatggtttctataaacttcactgccttgttaattagaacctaagagatcgcacaccatataagtggatccttgagattgtatatgaagaagattaaacaagagttggttatgagcaaataattaattagatttattatttgaacataattaggattttcaggtaaaaccgaacctattgggcctaaacgattgtcgggttttttggtgtggacttgcgcttcactaaatgagatttaaatgaaagcccaagacacatttttagtgcccaataacatgtatggaccagccaaaatattggctgtatgaaagtcaatatttttgttttagtaattggagttatttcctattatataaaagggaaaacatggacaaagaaataagagtgtctccacactattattttcagattagagagagagaaagagagttctctcttggtccatttttcagaaattaaagaaaagaagaacacttgcataatttcttcttttctttcatctttcttcatctcttgattcacttggtgaagatccttagaggccatatatttttgtggctttacttgttacatcaaggaggagattacaagcacaagaagtagttcttaattcaaggtgcttcaaggtggaggaaacacagacaaggagagatcaaggagaggaactttggtggttcacttggatcggattaaaatcacgctccaagggtgagtagaacataaactccctctttgttcttccttacaatgcatgctatgtttatatacatatcacaataagccaagatcatgggttaaaggaatgg harbors:
- the LOC133734690 gene encoding pleiotropic drug resistance protein 2-like, encoding MAAAGMAGEDLIRQSSSRRSSLSSSRRSWRSTSVREMWNAPDVFQRSVRQPALDEEEELKWAAIERLPTYDRMRRGMLRNVMSNGRVVAEEVDVAHLGDQDKKQLMESILKVIEEDNEKFLKKLRARNDRVGIDIPKVEVRFQNLSIDGDAFVGTRALPTLWNSTLNTIEGLLGLVGLSPSKKRVVKILQDVSGIVKPARMTLLLGPPGSGKTTLLKALSGKLDRDLRVTGKVTYCGHEFNEFVPQRTSAYISQHDLHYGEMTVRETFDFSGRCLGVGTRYDILTELSRREKDAGIKPDPAIDAYMKATSVEGQETSLITDYVLKILGLDICADIMVGDDMRRGISGGQKKRVTTGEMLVGPAKAFFMDEISTGLDSSTTFQIIKYMRQMVHIMDVSMVISLLQPAPETYDLFDDIILLSEGQIVYQGPRENVLEFFEYMGFKCPDRKGVADFLQEVTSRKDQEQYWCKKNQPYRLVTVSDFARAFSSFHVGQRLGEELRVPYDKRHAHPAALVKEKYGISNKELFKACFAREWLLMKRNSFVYIFKTTQIAIMATIALTVFLRTEMKPGDLEGSAKYWGAMFFSLINVMFNGVAELAMTVFRLPVFFKQRDALFYPAWAFALPIWVTRIPVSVLESAIWIIFTYYTIGFAPDPSRFFKQLLAFIGISQMALSLFRFIAALGRSDVVANTIGSFTLLLVFILGGYIVAKDDIQSWMIWGYYVSPMMYGQNAIAINEFLDKRWGGPPSNTSTQPTLGKALLRERGLYTEEYWYWICVGALFGFSFLFNGLFIAALTYLNPLGDNKGLILEDDSETKRRPQLTEGIDMQVRNAEGTSNGQAKRGMVLPFQPLSLAFSHVNYYVDMPAEMKTQGIEENRLQLLRDVNGAFRPGVLTALVGVSGAGKTTLMDVLAGRKTGGYIEGSISISGYPKNQTTFARVSGYCEQNDIHSPYVTVYESLLYSAWLRLSKDVNKSKRKMFVDEVMDLVELNPLRNALVGLPGVDGLSTEQRKRLTIAVELVANPSIIFMDEPTSGLDARAAAIVMRTVRNTVDTGRTVVCTIHQPSIDIFEAFDELFLMKRGGQVIYAGPLGERSHKLVEYFEAIPGVPKIKDGYNPATWMLEVSSAAVEAQNNVDFAEIYANSELYRSVQDLIKELSTPLPGSKDLYFPTQYSQSFPTQCKACFWKQHWSYWRNSQYNAIRFFNTIVIGVLFGVIFWKKGNVLERQQDIINLLGATYSAVLFLGAGNASAVQSVVAIERTVFYRERAAGMYSELPYAFAQVAIETIYVAIQTFIYSLLLFTMIGYEFKVEKFLYFYYFIFMCFTYMSMYGMMVVALTPGHQIAAIVMSFFMSFWNLFSGFLLARPLLPIWWRWYYWGSPIAWTIYGVQSSQFGDRKDKFVQLSDGSIERLDLFLKRVWGYDHDFLIPVVVAHVGWVLLFFFVFAYGIKYLNFQRR